Sequence from the Puniceicoccus vermicola genome:
TGAAGTAACCACCGGAACGGGGGCGCAGGAGATCCTTGGGCCATTTTTGAAGAATTATCCACTTGTTGCGGCAAGAAATCAGATTGTTCCTGAAACGCGTGCAGACTTACAATGGTTAGCCATTCGGGCTGATGTGGACAGTGATGAAATCCGTTATGCGATTCATGTTCACCCTTACTTTACGTCCCAAGCTGCACTGAGAGGAGTCTCTATCTATCCTGACCTGGGCTCGTTAGAAGGAGAATATGATGTAACGGTTGATTGTCATGTCTTCTCAATAGGAGAGGAAAATCGTACTCGAGAGCTCGAGGTGGATCTTCTGGATCATCGCATCTTTATCGAATTCGATCCGATGTGGGATATGAAAATCAATGAGTCCGCGGTTCTGTTGGTGACCTTTCAAAAGCTCTAGTGTGTAAGTTTCGGAAGGCATTCGATATCGGGATACGAATCTCAATGAAATCTCAAAAGCCCCATCAAGAAACGGATCCTAAAGACCGAGTTTCAGTTCCGCAGAAGATCGCGTTTGGAAGTGGGCTGATTTCCTACTCAATAATGAATAACGGCTTCAACCAGATGTTGAACGTCATATTCAACGTTAATTTTGGAGTTAGCCCAGTTCTACTAGGCTGGATCACGGCTTTGTCGCGAGTGTACGACGCCGTGTCTGATCCGGTGATGGGCTCAATTACTGACAATACTAGAAGTCGGTGGGGTAGGCGGCGGCCCTATCTCGCGTTGGGAGGTTTTCTTGGTGGGATATTTTTTGCGTCACTTTGGTGGGCTCCTCAGCAACAATCAGACACGTTTTATTTTGGTTGGATTTTAGTCGGAGCCTTACTTCTGACCACCGCATTCACGATATACTCGGTCCCCTACATTGCCCTCAGCTTCGAAATGAGTCCAGACTACCATGAGCGGACCCGAGTGATGGCCTACAAAGTGGGGATGGGGAAACTTGGTGGCATTTTGGTGGGGAGTTTATTTTGGTGGACTCAGAGGCCGATTTTCGACGACACGATTGAGGGCATGCGCTATGTGGGCATTGGAGCCGGGATTTTGATTTTCATCATATCTCTGGTGCCAACCTTGTTTGTTCGGGAAAATCCCGAAGTTGCAACGGTAGCTCGAAAGCAGAAAAAGACCCCATTGCTCAAGAGTATGAAGTCGACTCTTTCCCAGCCAGCATTCCTCATTATCATAGGGCTCACGCTATGCCTGATTTGTAGTTTAAATCTAGTTAATTTCCTGGGCTTTTATGTGAGCCTTTATTACATCTTTGATGGTGTTCAACGAGAAGCTGCAAATGTAAGTTTAGCAGCAGGATTCATCGGTCCGGTGGTTGGGCTTCTTTCGATCCCGGTTGTAACCGTTACCTCCAGTTTAATTGGTAAACGTCGAGCGCTCGCCTGCTTTCTGGCGTTGGCTTTCATCGGCAGCATTCTTAAATGGTATCTGTATACGCCAGCCGGACCTTACTTACAACTGATTCCAAATGCCCTGATGGGAGCTGGTCTTGGCGCTACGTGGTTACTTTTAAACGCTATGATTCCTGATGTTTGCGATTTGGATGAGTTGAAAACAGGCGGTAACGTCCAAAAAGTTTCGCAAAATTGAAAGGAGTGCCTTTCCGCCGGTTATCCGGTAGGCAGTTGGTTAACGACAACTAACAGCCATGGAAGACACCAACGAAAAGACACCTGAAGAGACAGTAACAGGCCGGGAGGCCGAATCAAGCGAAGTTGTTCGCATCAACTTCGATCATCTGAAGAAGGACCTAAGCGGATTCGTCCGTGGAACGGTAGAGGATGCCTTGAACGGCCTTTTGAACGCCGAGGCGGAGCATCTGTGCAATGCCGGTCGCTATGAACGCAGCGAAGAGCGTTCGGCCCATCGCAGCGGACATTACGAACGGGGATTGGAGACTGGAGCGGGCAAAGTGACCTTGAAGGTCCCGAAGCTTCGTGGAGCGAGCTTCGAGAC
This genomic interval carries:
- a CDS encoding MFS transporter; translated protein: MKSQKPHQETDPKDRVSVPQKIAFGSGLISYSIMNNGFNQMLNVIFNVNFGVSPVLLGWITALSRVYDAVSDPVMGSITDNTRSRWGRRRPYLALGGFLGGIFFASLWWAPQQQSDTFYFGWILVGALLLTTAFTIYSVPYIALSFEMSPDYHERTRVMAYKVGMGKLGGILVGSLFWWTQRPIFDDTIEGMRYVGIGAGILIFIISLVPTLFVRENPEVATVARKQKKTPLLKSMKSTLSQPAFLIIIGLTLCLICSLNLVNFLGFYVSLYYIFDGVQREAANVSLAAGFIGPVVGLLSIPVVTVTSSLIGKRRALACFLALAFIGSILKWYLYTPAGPYLQLIPNALMGAGLGATWLLLNAMIPDVCDLDELKTGGNVQKVSQN